From Ndongobacter massiliensis:
TTCCATCCAATTCCACCCACTGCTGCAGTGCAATTCTTCCACTTGTTGGCGCTGCGTAATAGGTTTCGCCATTTACTGAAAGCAAGCCTGTTTGAACGGAGCCGTTGTCACCCATATAAAACTTTGTTTTTTCACCAAAGGTAATAAATTGACGGCGAAAAAAGCGTCCTCCGGGTTCCGAGTAGTATTGTTTCTCATCGACGACAAACCAGCCGGCTTCTTGTCGTACCAGTCCCGTTTCCGGGTCGGCATAATACAGACCATTGGAAAGATTCAAAAATCCGGTCTGCACGGAACCGTCTTGCCCCATATAATACTTGGTTGCGGTGCCAAAGGTAATAAACTGATTTCGGAACACTTGTCCGTTCGACGCCACATAATATCTTTTGCCGGCTTGTTCGAGCCAACCTGCTTGTTGACGTAACAATCCCGTTTCAGGATCTGCATAATACAAATTCTCATTCAGCATGACAAAACCATACTGAATGCTTCCATCATTCCCCATGCAATAGCGGACGGTTTCGCCAAATCCTATAATTTGATTTCGAAAGAGTGTGCCACCTGCTTTCACGTAATACGTGTGGCTTTTCCAATGGATCCATCCAGCATTTTTTTGAAGAATACCTGTTTCGGGGTCGGCAAAATAGAGATTGTCTCGATAGGAAACAACGCCGAATTGCACGCTCCCGTCGGCACCCATATAATACGCAATAGCGCCGAAAGTGATGATTTGATTTTTGTAATATTCGCCATTTTCATTGGCATAATAGCGCTTTCCATCTTCATCGACGACCCATTGGTTTTTTGGAACTTCGTCACCGGGGATAGAGGGTGTGGCTTCTTTGGAAGTGAGGCTTTCCTCATTCGTATTTGCCGGGCTCCTGACCGCGGTTTGTGGAGCGACTTCATTTATGCTGTTCTCGGGGACTTTCTCTGCAGTCGGGACATCGCTGTTATTTTTAAGGGGCTCCGGCGCTTCGATCATCGACGGAGATACAGCCGTATTGGTGCTCTCTGTCAATGGCGAATGTAGAGATTTTTCCCCAGCTTCCGAGGTGGTAGCGGGAAATTCTTGCACAGCCTCCGTTTTGGGCGCATGCAGGCACAAAGCAACAAGTACTAAGCTCAGACTTAAAACAAAAAAACGTGCTTTCTTGGACATAACCTCTCTCTTTCTAACAAATTTTTGTCTTTTATGGCAGCATTGTGCACATGATGATTTCTTGTTTATTTCTAAGAGCAGTATAGCATAAGACAAATCACTCTTGGAAGCGAGATAGGTAGAACCAGTTCTTTCGGGAATCGCGAGATTTAATTTCATAGGACAGTTTATGTGGCTGTTGACCAGCAAGGGGGCGCGTGTGGTATACTTCTTAATATATTTATGAGATATTTTTGAGGCAAGGAGGCATACTGCGGGATGATTACTTTTCGAAGAATTCAAAAGAGTTTATGGTTTTTAGGGGGCACGACGCTCATCCTTGCCGGAATATTTGCTGCGCCGAAAACGGTGTATGCGGGTAACGAAAAATCCGAAGTGGTTTTTCAGCCCTCGGATGCGGTGCACCCGACATACAATGATGAGTTTTGCGGGACGACGTACGATTTATCGGCGATCTTTCGTACGGAGACGGCAGTCTTCAACGGCGAAAAAGTCGCTCACTTTTTTGGAGATGACCACGTCCGTTTTCTGTTGACCGATGGCGATCGGCCTTTGAACATATATCAAGAAAAAGGATTGTGCTCGAAACCATCTGCTGCGCCCGACTCGACAGAGATAGCGCTCGAGCCGAATCTCGAAGAAGCAGGAGAATGGGAAGAACTCGTTCTTTGTGAAAAAGACGGGCTCATTTATTTTGAAATCCAATGGGATGCGAAACAAGACATTTTATTGTCCGTCGAGCGCGGCAACGGAGAAGACACGGATACCCTCTATCTTCGTGCAACCGATAAACTCGTGGATGCCGCAGAGGACGAAACTTCAGAAGCACCGGCAGTAGCGGGAGAAGAAGCGGCCTCGGCGGATTCAGCGTCGGAAAGAGAGAACCCGGTACTGACAGGGAGTGAACCGGTCCGGGAAGAACTTCCGGAGGAGAGCACCGAACCAACACCGGAAGTAAAGGATTTATCACGGGCACTCCGCAATACCCCACAGCCAAATTCCTGGTATGAAGCGAACGGAAAACGATATTACGTCGATGCAAATGGCAACTTCTTCAAGAATCAGTTTATTTCTTTCGGGGAAGAAGTGCGCTATTACATGGGCTCGGACGGCAGTGTGCAATATGGTATTTTGCAGATCGGCGGCAAAGTATATTACGCAGATTTGACCACCGGCATTATTCAGAAAAAGCCCGGATGGATTGAAGTGGGAAATCGGCAATATTATGCAGATGGAACCGGGACTTTGTTTCAGAATCGCGTTATTAGTTTTGCGGATGTTCTGTTTTGCATGGGCAGTGACGGTTCGGTGCAGCATGGTTTAACCGAAATCAACGGGAATTATTATTATGCCGATCCCGAGACCGGAAAAGTCGTTCAAAAACAAGGTTGGCTTGAGCTGGATGGGAAGCGGTATTATATTGGACCCAATGGCGTATTTTATCGTAATCAAAAAATTACATTCGGCTCGATTGGTTATTGCATGGGTTGCGACGGTGCCGTTCAGTTCGGTCCGTGCAGTGCGGGTGGAGCACTTTACTTTACTGATCTTAATACGGGTGTTATCGTGTCGAAACCCGGTTGGTATGCCTATGAGGGACGGCAGTACTATGCTCAGGCGGATGGTCGTATGTTCCGTAATCAAATCATTACGTTCGGCTCGAAAGTTGCTTATTATATAGGTTATGACGGCAGCCGCAGGTCCGGATTAATTCAAGTCGACAGTAAGTTGTACTATGCTGCGCCCGATACCGGCATTATCGCGCGCAAACAGGGCTGGCTCACCATCGGTGCCAAGCGCTATTATGCGAATGATCGTGGTGAACTCTATTACAACCAACTGATTTCCTTCGGCTCCACGGTCGCTTATTACATGGGGCCGGACGGCAGTGTGCAATCCGGCATCATCGAAACCGGCGCCAACCTCTATTATGCGGATCCACAAAGCGGGATTGTGCAGCGTCGCGCAGGTTGGATTACATGGAACGGCAAGCGGTATTACAGTCGGTCGGATGGGAGATTGTTCCGCGATCAGTTCATCTCTTTCGGGGACTCGCGTTTCTACATGCAGCATGACGGAAGTGTTGCAACCGGACTGGTCGTTATCAACGGAAAAGAATATCAATTTGACAAGAAAACAGGGGAATTGATTGTCACCGGAAAGATTTTGGTGATGGACGTCTCCTATTGGCAAAATCCGAATGCAATGAATTTTGATCGTATTGCGCAGCAAATCGGCGGCGTCATTCTTCGCATCGGATATACCGGACACGAGTCACTGACCCAGCAGCCGGACTCCACCTTTGAAACATATTATCGTGAATTTAAAAAGCGAGGCGTTCCTGTCGGCTGCTATTTTTATAGCTGTGCATCCACAGTACCGGAAGGCATCCGAGAGGCGAATTTCGTTATTAACCGCCTGCGCGGAAAACAGTTGGAACTTCCGGTCTACTGGGACACGGAAGATGAGTATCATCAGCGAGGAACCTCTCGAGCGCAACTCACCGATACGGCGTTGGCTTTTTTATCAACGCTGCGCAATGCTCGTTATTATTGCGGGATATACTCCAGTACCAGCTGGCTGTATGATGAATTAGATATGTCCCGTCTGCAAGACTATGAGGTATGGGTGGCGCACTACGGCGTTTCCAAACCGGGTTATTCCGGCAACTATGGCATGTGGCAATTTACGTCACAAGGGCAATTGGATGGATTTTCGCATGACCTTGATCTCAGTTACATGTATAAAGATTATCCATCCATCATTAAAGACGGTCACTGGAATGGCTTTTGATACCTGAAAAATGAAGAAAACATATCGGAAAGTAGTGAATATGACCTTGGATTCAAAGAAACGATGTAAAACAAGTGCAGTAGGCATAGAGCAGCGGTTGTTCTTCGGAATAAAAAGAATATTTGATGCAAAATTTGCAAAATCATTGCAAGGCTCCGGACGCGTTGTAACTTGGACAACATTTTTTCTTGTTGTTTTTATGACTGCGTTCACCTACACGGGGCTTTCTGCACAATTGGTGCTTCATCATCGTGTTTCCGGTACATTCGCATTTTTTATCAATCTTGCTTTCAGTGGAATTACCTTTCTAATCTATTTATTGGTATGTAATGGTCCTGTTTTAACGCAATACATTTATTCCTCATGGATTCGGATTCCGACCTTGGTCATTACCATCGGGTTTGCCGTTACTGGGGTCTTTATATCGCATACCAAGTTGTTCTATAGTGCATTTATGATGGGCGTCTATTACCTTGCTTGGCAAATAATTGTGACGGGTCGAGTGGATTTTTTTTTGAATCATATGGCCAAAGGCTTGGCTATCGGAGGGAGTACGGTTCTTCTTCTTTCCTTCATATTTGAACCCATTGGTATCGGTGTTTATTTCGGCATATTTGACAATCCAAACGGGTTGGCATTGCTTTCCGCATTAACTATGTTTTCGGGATTCGCATTGACTTGTGAGAATAGGGCGAAAAGAAGCACAGGGTACGTAGGGTACTCTGCAGGCATCCTAGGGTTTTTATGTGGTTGCTGTACAAATTCCAGAACTTTTATACTCACATTAATTTTGGCAATTCTTTTTTATATTTTGCATATTTTTCGATCTCATGAGAAGAAAAAAAACGTTGTGATTTTACTAAAAACGGTCAGCATCTATGCTGCAGGGGCTATTTTTTTTATTGTTGCTCTCCGACCTTGTTTTTATAAAGCATATCAATTTCAGGGGGCGCTTCAACAACTGTATTTACGATTGAAAATCAGCGTTTATGAGTCTTCTATTATCGATGGAAAAGTGCAAGAAGCAGCTGCCATAAAGCCCATGCACATCCCAAAGTACCCTACCAATGAAGAGGTATTTGACACTCTTTTTGCGCGCACAGAGTTGACGATTGCGCAAGGGCAGGCTTTATTTGCTGAAAACCGTCCCATACAAAAAATAAAAAAGAAACCTTCAGCCAATGGAAATATTCAGAAAAGGCACAGAATCAGCCTTTATGAACGCTGTTCAGAAACGCAATGGTTTCAAGCACTTGATCGGTTAACCAGCCATCGTATGAGCATATGGACAATTTATATGGATAATGTCAAAATGTTGGGCCAACAGAAACGTCAGTTTGAATTAGAAGGATACAGTTTACCGTTCTTTTCAAACCCGCATAATTTAATTATCAGTTTTTTCTATGATGGCGGCATTCCCGTTGGCATCGCGTTCTTTGTACTCTTTCTTAAGACGATCTTTAGTGCCTTATTTGCGGTGATTTCAAAACGAAAATGGCATTACAATCCTATTTTTTATTTACTACTCCTTTCTTTCTTCGCCCCTGCGATGCTGGGCATGGGTGTGGATCCTTTTGGTAATTTTGTATATTTTGGATATATCGGAATCTTTTTGTATATTGCCTGCTTATATTCGAAAGCTTCCAATCAGTACGGGGCGAGCATAAGGTAGAAAAAAGACAGTGCGGAACTCCACACTGTCTTTTTTATTGAAAATCAGCTCACGCAAGGCGCCGAATCTCTTACTGAGAGGATTATCTGGCAATGGTCACCGGCATCCCTACGTAGGTTGCATTATAGACTTCTTCCATACTCGCCCATGGCACATTGACGCAACCGTGGCTGCCTTCTTGATAGTAAGCAAGACTGTCCATGTGATAAGAACTAAGTTTTTGCCAGCTCCCATCATGAATGCCATACGATGGTAGAAATTCCATCCACCAGTCGACGCGCACACGGTAATCGGCGCCTGTTAAATAGGTGTTTGTCCGCTTCCCAATGATGCTGAAATTGCCCGCCGGTGTACCTGTAGAAGGAGCTCCGGAGATTACAGGCACTTCTTTTACCAGCCGTCCGCCGTTAAACACCCACATGTACTGATTTGGAATGCTGATTAAAATGTGATTTCCGCCAACATATCGTGACCGTTGGTAATTTCCGGACTTATCAAAAATTTTCAGAAGGCCGTCCTCATAGATGAAGCGTTCTCGGAAACGCCAGATTTTTTTAACAAGCCGTCCCACGCCATCCGGCCCAAAGGCGTACTGTTTATCATAGAACCAAAAAGAAGCATTCGTAACCATAGCGGGATGTTCCGTGTGCTCATTAAAGTAGTAGGGGTTTCCGTCAATCCATTGCAACCCAACCAGTAATGCCCCGGTGGAATCTGCGTAATATTTGTAATTTCCATCATTTATCCAACCAATAAAAGGTAGGCCGGATCTTGTACTGAAATAATACTGCTTTCCGTTAATCGTATGAATCCCATAGCGATTTTCACGCACACCATTTTCATTAAAACGGTAGGGGACTGTATTGATTACGACAGTCTCATTTTTTGCCATCGAACCGTCATCTTTGTAATAGAAGTAGTCTTTTCCATAAGAGAGCCATTGATTTCTTCGTAGAATATGGTTACTTTGCGCATAATATTCTTTTCCATCGACTTCAAACGCACCGGTGATGGCATAGACATTTCCGTCTTCTGGACGGGCATAGTAGAGATAACCATAGTAGGAGACAAAGCCTGTGCTCTTGCTGCCATCCGCCCCCATATAGTAGGCTTCATTGCCGCCGAAAGAAATGAGCTGATTTCGAAACGGAACGCCGTTTTGATCCATATAGTACATTTTCCCATTGTATTCGACCCAGCCGGCTTTTTGTACTAAGGCACCTGTGTTTTCATCTAAGCGGTAAATAGTTCCATCCGCTTCAATAATTCCCTTCTGTTTGCTTCCATCTGGTCCCATGTAGTATTTCACTGCCGGGCCGAAGCTGATAAATTGATTTCGATAAAAGCGCCCGAATGCATCGGCATAATAGGCTTCCTCATCAACATTCACCCATTGATTCAGGAGAAGATGTCCGTCATCCGGATCCGCGTAGTAGAACTCATTTTCAATTTCCAACAATCCGCTCGCGCGTGCGCCATTTTGATCCATATAAAAATACAGGTCGCTATTAAAAGAAATTTTTTGATTATAGAAGAACCGTCCCTGTGCATCGGAATAGTACATCTTACCGTTTTGCTCAAACCATCCGGCTGAGGATCGAACATCACCGGATGTAGGATCGGCAAAGTACAAATCTCCATTTACACGGAAGAAACCGGTTTGCACCGCGCCGTCTTCACCCATGTAAAACCGTTCCGAACCGAAGCGCAGAAAACAATTTTTGTACAATTCGCCATTTGCCTTACTGTAATAACGCTTCCCCTCAATGGTAATCCATCGGGCATTCTCAGATACTTTTCCATCTTCATCGGCAAAGTACGATTTACCTTCATGCGAGAACAGACCGTATTGGACACTACCGTCGGCGCCCATATAATATCGAACGGATCCACCGAACGAAATAAATTGATTGCGGAAAAAGCGTCCCGTTGTGTCGGAGTAATAGCGTTTCCCATCCATTTCAAACCATCCGGCATTCTTACGCACCAAGCCGGAAACCGGATCAGCATAGTAAAGTTGATCGGCATGGACAAAAAAGCCGTGTTGCAAAGAAGCATCGGCACCCAGATAATAGTACTCGGATCCAAAACTGATAAATGTGTTTTTATACAGGACGCCTGTTTTTGTCGGGTAATAGTCATTTCCCTCATAAGAGATCCAGGAGCCCTTTTTTTGAATTTGTCGGGTCTCGACATCGGCATAGTAATAATTTCCATTGTAGGAAATGATGCCTGTTTCGGCGCTGCCGTCTTCTCCCATGTAGTACATGATGTCATTAAACGAAATCAAACGGTTGTAGAATTTATTGCCGTTTTCATCGTAGTAATACCACTTTCCGTCCTCGGTATATACCCATTGACTTTTCGGTTGTACCGGCTCTTCAGGAGCTTTGGAGGGTTTTTCTGGAGTAGTTTCCGAGACCGGCTTTTCGGCCGGGGTTGTAGAGGGCGCTTCCGGCGATGCTTCACGGAGTTCCATTTCCCCATTGGGGGGGGCGACGACCTCGGAGGTTGCACTTTTTTCATCTTTTTTTTCAGGGGGTGTTCCCTTAAGAATCTCCTCCGAAGGATTCGAAAGTGCTTCTTCGTCGGCTGCATCGGAGATTGTCGTTTTTTCCTCTACTGTCGAACCGAATTCGGTTGTCTCCACCGATTCATTTTCGGCATGTACGACACCGCCCAGTACGAGTAAAGCACATAAAACGACTCCCGACAACAACGCTGTGGTTTGTTGCAAACGAAATGATTTCATAGCTCCTCTCCTAATATCTTAAAATTTATTGGTATATCTACCAAAAGCGAGAAAACTTTTCAAATTATTGTACCATAATCACCGCGCGCCCGCTTTGTTGACGATTTTTAGCGGGTGGAGTATCATGCAGTAGGCACTCTAGGCGGTCGCGGTCTTTTTCGTGCGGTCGTATTTTTGAAAGGGAAAATGAGATGATTAAACAGGAATTACTGAAAAAGATCGAAAAACGAGAGATAACGGTGGGCGTTGTCGGCCTCGGCTACGTCGGTTTGCCGCTTGCCGTTGAGAAGGCAAAAGCGGGTTTTCGAACGATCGGCTTTGACGTGCAGGAAGAAAAGGTCAAACTGGTCAATGAGGGACACAATTATATCGGCGATGTCATTGACGATGACCTGAAGAGCATCGTCGAGCAGGGAATGCTTCGTGCAACGTCGGACTTTACCTTTATTAAAGATGTTGACTTTATTGCAATTTGCGTACCGACACCCTTGGACGCGCATCAGCAGCCGGACATCAGCTATGTGCGCAGCTCCACGGAATCCATTTCCAAACACTTGAAAGCGGGCACCATGGTGGTTTTGGAATCGACGACATATCCCGGAACGACAGAAGAATTGATTCGTCCGATTTTGGAGAAAGGTTCCGGTTTGGAATGTGGAAAAGATTTTTATCTCGGCTTTTCTCCGGAACG
This genomic window contains:
- a CDS encoding GH25 family lysozyme; the protein is MITFRRIQKSLWFLGGTTLILAGIFAAPKTVYAGNEKSEVVFQPSDAVHPTYNDEFCGTTYDLSAIFRTETAVFNGEKVAHFFGDDHVRFLLTDGDRPLNIYQEKGLCSKPSAAPDSTEIALEPNLEEAGEWEELVLCEKDGLIYFEIQWDAKQDILLSVERGNGEDTDTLYLRATDKLVDAAEDETSEAPAVAGEEAASADSASERENPVLTGSEPVREELPEESTEPTPEVKDLSRALRNTPQPNSWYEANGKRYYVDANGNFFKNQFISFGEEVRYYMGSDGSVQYGILQIGGKVYYADLTTGIIQKKPGWIEVGNRQYYADGTGTLFQNRVISFADVLFCMGSDGSVQHGLTEINGNYYYADPETGKVVQKQGWLELDGKRYYIGPNGVFYRNQKITFGSIGYCMGCDGAVQFGPCSAGGALYFTDLNTGVIVSKPGWYAYEGRQYYAQADGRMFRNQIITFGSKVAYYIGYDGSRRSGLIQVDSKLYYAAPDTGIIARKQGWLTIGAKRYYANDRGELYYNQLISFGSTVAYYMGPDGSVQSGIIETGANLYYADPQSGIVQRRAGWITWNGKRYYSRSDGRLFRDQFISFGDSRFYMQHDGSVATGLVVINGKEYQFDKKTGELIVTGKILVMDVSYWQNPNAMNFDRIAQQIGGVILRIGYTGHESLTQQPDSTFETYYREFKKRGVPVGCYFYSCASTVPEGIREANFVINRLRGKQLELPVYWDTEDEYHQRGTSRAQLTDTALAFLSTLRNARYYCGIYSSTSWLYDELDMSRLQDYEVWVAHYGVSKPGYSGNYGMWQFTSQGQLDGFSHDLDLSYMYKDYPSIIKDGHWNGF
- a CDS encoding O-antigen ligase family protein, with the protein product MTLDSKKRCKTSAVGIEQRLFFGIKRIFDAKFAKSLQGSGRVVTWTTFFLVVFMTAFTYTGLSAQLVLHHRVSGTFAFFINLAFSGITFLIYLLVCNGPVLTQYIYSSWIRIPTLVITIGFAVTGVFISHTKLFYSAFMMGVYYLAWQIIVTGRVDFFLNHMAKGLAIGGSTVLLLSFIFEPIGIGVYFGIFDNPNGLALLSALTMFSGFALTCENRAKRSTGYVGYSAGILGFLCGCCTNSRTFILTLILAILFYILHIFRSHEKKKNVVILLKTVSIYAAGAIFFIVALRPCFYKAYQFQGALQQLYLRLKISVYESSIIDGKVQEAAAIKPMHIPKYPTNEEVFDTLFARTELTIAQGQALFAENRPIQKIKKKPSANGNIQKRHRISLYERCSETQWFQALDRLTSHRMSIWTIYMDNVKMLGQQKRQFELEGYSLPFFSNPHNLIISFFYDGGIPVGIAFFVLFLKTIFSALFAVISKRKWHYNPIFYLLLLSFFAPAMLGMGVDPFGNFVYFGYIGIFLYIACLYSKASNQYGASIR
- a CDS encoding L,D-transpeptidase family protein, translating into MKSFRLQQTTALLSGVVLCALLVLGGVVHAENESVETTEFGSTVEEKTTISDAADEEALSNPSEEILKGTPPEKKDEKSATSEVVAPPNGEMELREASPEAPSTTPAEKPVSETTPEKPSKAPEEPVQPKSQWVYTEDGKWYYYDENGNKFYNRLISFNDIMYYMGEDGSAETGIISYNGNYYYADVETRQIQKKGSWISYEGNDYYPTKTGVLYKNTFISFGSEYYYLGADASLQHGFFVHADQLYYADPVSGLVRKNAGWFEMDGKRYYSDTTGRFFRNQFISFGGSVRYYMGADGSVQYGLFSHEGKSYFADEDGKVSENARWITIEGKRYYSKANGELYKNCFLRFGSERFYMGEDGAVQTGFFRVNGDLYFADPTSGDVRSSAGWFEQNGKMYYSDAQGRFFYNQKISFNSDLYFYMDQNGARASGLLEIENEFYYADPDDGHLLLNQWVNVDEEAYYADAFGRFYRNQFISFGPAVKYYMGPDGSKQKGIIEADGTIYRLDENTGALVQKAGWVEYNGKMYYMDQNGVPFRNQLISFGGNEAYYMGADGSKSTGFVSYYGYLYYARPEDGNVYAITGAFEVDGKEYYAQSNHILRRNQWLSYGKDYFYYKDDGSMAKNETVVINTVPYRFNENGVRENRYGIHTINGKQYYFSTRSGLPFIGWINDGNYKYYADSTGALLVGLQWIDGNPYYFNEHTEHPAMVTNASFWFYDKQYAFGPDGVGRLVKKIWRFRERFIYEDGLLKIFDKSGNYQRSRYVGGNHILISIPNQYMWVFNGGRLVKEVPVISGAPSTGTPAGNFSIIGKRTNTYLTGADYRVRVDWWMEFLPSYGIHDGSWQKLSSYHMDSLAYYQEGSHGCVNVPWASMEEVYNATYVGMPVTIAR